A section of the Virgibacillus sp. NKC19-3 genome encodes:
- a CDS encoding glycerophosphodiester phosphodiesterase — MVLNFAHRGSLTEAPENTIPAFEKAIDRGAKGLELDVQLTKDDKLVVSHDHTFKRHNKDVEGRIRDFSLEEIRQIDVGSSFGKQFAGLTLPTLDEVLAIAPNDLHLNIEIKNIPVIYDGIEEILLACLSDNHRLDHVIISSFDHVALKKVQDQNADIPLGMLFYYRPLNAWDYVTRSGLNIRSIHPHHVYTDRNFVENCKALGYEVYPFTVNATERYAELLDYGVDGVFSNNPEIFDK, encoded by the coding sequence TTGGTACTAAATTTTGCCCACAGGGGGTCACTAACCGAAGCACCGGAAAATACAATACCCGCATTTGAAAAAGCCATTGATCGTGGTGCAAAAGGACTTGAATTGGACGTGCAGCTGACAAAAGATGATAAACTAGTTGTCAGCCATGATCATACATTCAAGCGACATAATAAAGATGTGGAAGGACGTATTAGGGATTTCAGCTTGGAGGAAATCAGGCAGATAGATGTCGGTTCATCCTTTGGTAAGCAATTCGCTGGCCTTACACTGCCTACCCTCGATGAAGTTCTCGCCATCGCACCGAACGACTTGCATCTCAATATCGAGATCAAAAATATCCCTGTCATTTATGATGGTATTGAGGAAATATTACTCGCATGTCTATCGGATAACCATCGTTTGGATCATGTTATTATATCTTCGTTTGACCATGTTGCATTAAAAAAGGTTCAAGATCAAAATGCGGATATTCCACTTGGCATGCTGTTTTATTATCGCCCTTTGAATGCTTGGGACTACGTGACACGTAGCGGACTGAACATCCGTAGTATTCATCCGCACCATGTTTATACTGATAGAAACTTTGTGGAAAATTGTAAAGCCCTGGGTTATGAAGTGTATCCGTTTACGGTGAATGCAACGGAGAGATATGCAGAGTTGCTGGATTATGGCGTGGATGGCGTGTTTTCCAATAATCCGGAGATATTTGATAAATAA
- a CDS encoding lipopolysaccharide biosynthesis protein: protein MANENKLVKNTLLYAIANFGSKFLTFLMLPLYTHYFTTSEYGLWDLIVTTSTLLTPFITFELVAAVYRWLLDEEREESRKSIITTGAIAILRNLLIFNLLGVIIIITFPIPYGIEALIFINVTVASSFLQQCARGLGYNKLFAASGMIQAAVTVISILFFIFVLELRLEAFFYASILAGISVVTIAWKVMGFGRYLSSKTYSKKMLTSFLLYSVPIIPGAVSWWIMSMSDRYFIIAYLGMEYNGIYAVANKIPALLLMVHTVFSLAWKDSAIVAFHSDDKNEYYSTVFRYFFRLMTTSVICITLLAKPILDIVVADAFFDSWKFIGILLLGTLFSAFSQFWGAGFHGAKKTNIIFTTTFVGAGINVLFNLIFINVLGLYTVAISTFLAFFTMWVIRVFASTHYFKITMNKRDLFVLFLLIIGATVAPFVLSHTGVLISIVIGIALFFVYNKDAITLIRQASRSFLHK, encoded by the coding sequence ATGGCAAATGAAAATAAATTAGTAAAGAATACCTTACTCTACGCAATAGCCAACTTTGGGTCTAAATTTCTAACGTTTCTCATGCTGCCTTTATACACCCATTATTTCACTACTTCTGAATATGGGCTATGGGATCTGATTGTAACTACGTCGACGTTACTCACTCCCTTTATTACGTTTGAGTTGGTTGCTGCCGTTTACCGATGGTTGCTTGATGAAGAAAGGGAAGAGAGTAGAAAAAGTATCATAACGACCGGTGCGATAGCCATTCTTAGAAACCTTCTTATCTTTAACTTGCTCGGAGTTATCATCATCATAACGTTTCCCATTCCGTATGGCATAGAGGCACTTATTTTCATCAATGTTACCGTCGCCAGTAGTTTTTTGCAACAATGCGCACGAGGATTGGGGTATAATAAACTATTTGCCGCTTCAGGTATGATTCAAGCGGCAGTAACTGTTATTTCCATCCTCTTTTTTATATTTGTTTTAGAACTGAGGCTGGAGGCATTTTTCTATGCGTCTATTCTTGCAGGGATTAGTGTCGTAACCATTGCTTGGAAAGTCATGGGTTTTGGCAGGTATCTATCTAGTAAAACCTATTCGAAAAAAATGCTTACATCCTTTCTTCTCTATTCTGTCCCCATTATTCCAGGGGCAGTTAGCTGGTGGATCATGAGTATGTCCGATCGTTATTTTATCATTGCCTATTTAGGCATGGAGTACAATGGAATATATGCCGTCGCAAATAAAATTCCTGCCCTTCTATTGATGGTTCATACGGTTTTTTCATTGGCTTGGAAAGACAGCGCTATTGTTGCCTTTCATTCGGATGATAAGAATGAATATTATTCAACTGTTTTCCGGTACTTTTTTAGATTGATGACAACTTCTGTCATTTGTATAACCTTACTGGCAAAGCCCATTTTGGATATTGTCGTAGCTGATGCATTTTTTGATTCATGGAAATTTATCGGCATACTCTTACTGGGAACTTTATTCAGCGCTTTCTCCCAATTCTGGGGAGCGGGTTTTCACGGTGCTAAGAAAACAAACATTATATTCACAACGACCTTCGTAGGAGCTGGCATTAATGTTTTGTTTAATCTCATCTTTATAAATGTTTTGGGGTTATATACCGTCGCCATCTCCACATTCCTCGCTTTCTTTACAATGTGGGTCATTCGCGTCTTCGCCTCTACCCATTACTTTAAAATAACCATGAATAAGCGGGATCTATTCGTATTATTTCTCCTTATCATCGGTGCGACTGTAGCACCATTTGTTTTAAGTCACACGGGTGTGTTGATCAGTATTGTTATTGGCATTGCATTGTTTTTCGTCTATAATAAAGATGCGATTACACTGATACGACAAGCATCACGTAGCTTTCTACATAAATGA
- a CDS encoding polysaccharide pyruvyl transferase family protein: MKNVMLYAYTYFNLGDDLFIKLIAERYPDTQFMLVAPKAYKHAFKERHNIRILPSDTIIRRGIHFMFKTMGILRFSRPYISKNCDAAVLIGGSLFIQGQNWRETMKMTKAMPIKGKPFFLLGANFGPFHEQEFYQEHKYLFQHYTDICFRDTYSYELFNDLNHVRVADDIVFHLQKQTTQKSQDDGYIVITVIKPSIRENLSGYDAMYYTKIKDIAIYFMDKGYPVTFMSFCAFEADEEAIIEIMQKISPNYASRITTYAYKYHIDEALRIIARSTFVIASRFHAMILGWVYQKPVFPIVYSDKMKHVMVDLDFNGSYIDMDNVQKLTAEQVYMSMETNSQAVRAQVKNAEKQFEKLDAYLLQ, encoded by the coding sequence ATGAAAAACGTCATGCTTTATGCGTATACCTATTTCAATCTGGGTGATGATTTATTTATTAAACTCATCGCTGAGCGATATCCGGATACCCAGTTTATGTTAGTCGCACCAAAGGCATACAAACATGCCTTTAAAGAACGACACAATATTCGGATCCTACCTAGCGATACCATCATCCGTAGAGGAATCCATTTTATGTTCAAAACGATGGGCATCCTTCGTTTTTCCCGGCCATACATATCCAAAAACTGTGATGCTGCCGTTCTTATTGGCGGATCCTTGTTTATCCAGGGGCAAAATTGGAGAGAAACTATGAAAATGACCAAAGCGATGCCAATCAAAGGAAAGCCTTTTTTTCTGTTAGGTGCCAATTTCGGTCCTTTTCATGAACAAGAATTTTATCAGGAACATAAATATTTATTTCAACATTATACGGATATATGCTTTCGAGATACGTATTCCTATGAGCTATTTAACGATTTAAACCATGTTCGAGTAGCTGACGATATTGTATTTCACCTGCAAAAGCAAACAACTCAGAAAAGTCAGGACGATGGATATATTGTCATCACTGTCATCAAGCCATCCATAAGAGAAAATTTATCCGGTTATGATGCGATGTATTACACGAAGATAAAAGATATCGCGATCTATTTCATGGACAAAGGCTATCCGGTTACATTCATGTCTTTTTGTGCATTCGAGGCGGATGAGGAGGCCATCATAGAAATAATGCAGAAAATCTCTCCGAATTATGCAAGTAGAATAACAACATATGCTTATAAATATCATATAGACGAAGCATTACGCATCATTGCTCGTTCCACTTTTGTTATCGCGAGTCGATTCCATGCCATGATTCTAGGATGGGTATACCAAAAACCCGTATTCCCTATCGTTTATAGTGACAAAATGAAACACGTCATGGTAGATCTCGATTTCAACGGAAGTTATATAGACATGGATAATGTGCAGAAACTCACCGCCGAACAAGTCTACATGAGCATGGAAACCAATTCACAAGCTGTTCGTGCACAAGTTAAAAATGCAGAAAAACAGTTTGAAAAGCTGGACGCTTATCTATTGCAATAG
- a CDS encoding O-antigen ligase family protein, with protein sequence MTKTHKILVLFIIMQPIIDILTSLSSMYTTFPVSIGAVCRAMMIIVLFFLLLGYFWKTNHRIMLLYIASFAAIFLMVMVNIVFKQNMDWFAEMNFALKTSYYLTMIFVAMVWMDKRISNSILYQASVLVSLIVGGSFWLAIITDTSMHSYAYTEIGYTGWFFAANELSVTIVILLGIMTAKLHHDKQWSSWLGFMLMLSIVPIIGTKTAFWGGMLIVLFYMLYVLWTCKLRIWNDKHSLLLFSIVIIFICFLPLSSNSTRGAEAISNQAQTHVEETQGSHSFLQKLVSSRDLYFQNIKADFSDANGVRKVFGLGYAGDYKDSPKVIEMDFFDLFFSYGIMGSILLLLPLLYVGVQIMKTAFPLHMEKALLLFVISLCFGIGLIAGHVLFAPSVMTYMAILFCLSGVDTYG encoded by the coding sequence ATGACAAAAACGCATAAGATTCTTGTTCTATTTATCATCATGCAGCCAATTATCGATATTCTAACCTCTCTATCAAGCATGTATACAACATTTCCCGTTTCCATTGGCGCAGTATGCAGAGCAATGATGATCATCGTTTTATTTTTTCTGTTGCTTGGATACTTTTGGAAAACAAATCATCGCATAATGTTGCTTTACATTGCTTCATTTGCAGCTATATTCCTCATGGTCATGGTGAATATAGTCTTCAAGCAAAATATGGACTGGTTTGCGGAAATGAATTTCGCCCTAAAGACTAGCTACTATCTAACCATGATTTTCGTAGCAATGGTATGGATGGATAAACGCATAAGTAATAGCATTCTATACCAAGCGTCTGTCCTCGTTAGTCTTATTGTTGGAGGAAGTTTCTGGCTGGCTATCATTACGGATACCAGTATGCACAGCTATGCTTATACAGAAATCGGTTATACCGGTTGGTTCTTTGCGGCAAATGAATTAAGTGTGACGATCGTTATTCTGTTGGGGATCATGACAGCAAAGCTCCATCATGACAAACAATGGTCTTCCTGGCTGGGGTTTATGCTGATGCTAAGTATCGTGCCCATAATCGGAACAAAGACCGCATTTTGGGGTGGCATGCTTATTGTCTTGTTTTACATGCTTTACGTACTATGGACATGTAAGTTACGGATATGGAACGATAAACACAGCTTGCTGTTATTTAGTATTGTCATTATTTTTATATGCTTCCTACCTCTATCATCCAATAGTACGCGGGGAGCTGAAGCCATTTCGAATCAAGCGCAAACTCATGTCGAGGAAACGCAAGGAAGTCATTCCTTTCTGCAGAAACTAGTAAGCTCCAGAGATCTCTATTTTCAGAATATAAAAGCGGATTTCTCCGATGCCAATGGTGTACGAAAAGTCTTTGGCCTGGGATACGCTGGTGATTACAAAGATTCACCCAAAGTCATCGAAATGGACTTCTTTGATTTGTTTTTTAGCTATGGAATTATGGGGAGTATCTTATTGCTGCTCCCCTTGTTGTATGTAGGGGTTCAAATCATGAAAACAGCATTCCCGCTGCATATGGAAAAGGCATTATTACTATTTGTAATCAGCCTCTGCTTTGGTATCGGATTGATAGCGGGACATGTTTTATTTGCACCATCTGTCATGACATACATGGCTATTCTCTTTTGTTTATCGGGGGTGGATACGTATGGATAA
- the tatA gene encoding twin-arginine translocase TatA/TatE family subunit — MGIANIGIPGLILIIVLALIIFGPKKLPEIGRAAGKTLHEFKNSANDLVSDDAENEDNQNTNDNQKTEENGA; from the coding sequence GTGGGTATAGCAAATATTGGTATCCCCGGATTAATCCTAATAATTGTATTGGCCTTAATTATCTTTGGGCCTAAGAAACTTCCGGAAATTGGAAGAGCTGCCGGGAAAACATTACATGAATTCAAAAACTCTGCCAACGATTTGGTTAGCGATGATGCAGAAAATGAAGATAATCAAAATACGAACGATAACCAGAAAACGGAGGAAAATGGAGCTTAG
- a CDS encoding glycosyltransferase codes for MDKLVSIIVPVYNVEIQLHDCIHSILNQTYTYIEVILVNDGSTDSSGSICDDFAKGDNRVNVIHQKNAGPSAARNAGIDAALGDYIQFVDSDDYMEPTMTETLLKAMISDVQLVLCGYQTINRDNHHTKDYIPSRKGVFQYVPLMKHIGELYKDVLLPSPCNKLYRAACINQKTIRFMEGLSVGEDLLFNLDYLQICNKVHVINNRLYYYSIADHSSLSRRFNKDLFKEQQLIFQKMKAFLIAHNCYQDENKHFIHSTHTNNIIHALGNLFHANSTLTSKEKKERIRTIVTDDSLKEHMAYFNDTLQKRIIGLFIRIESINGIYIFFKTKNTIQQKMHPLFQALKTINNN; via the coding sequence ATGGATAAGTTGGTCAGTATCATCGTACCTGTATATAACGTAGAAATACAGCTTCACGATTGCATCCATAGCATTTTAAACCAAACATATACATATATTGAAGTTATCCTAGTTAATGACGGATCGACTGATTCCAGTGGGTCTATTTGCGATGATTTTGCTAAAGGCGATAATCGTGTAAACGTCATTCACCAGAAAAATGCCGGGCCGTCAGCTGCCAGGAACGCAGGAATAGATGCTGCGCTTGGTGATTATATTCAATTTGTAGACTCGGATGATTATATGGAACCTACAATGACAGAAACCCTACTTAAAGCAATGATCAGTGACGTTCAACTTGTCCTATGCGGGTATCAAACCATTAATCGGGATAACCATCACACCAAAGACTATATACCATCGAGGAAGGGTGTGTTTCAATATGTTCCTTTGATGAAACATATTGGCGAGCTTTATAAAGATGTTCTCCTCCCCTCTCCCTGTAATAAATTATATCGAGCTGCATGTATAAATCAGAAAACGATACGATTTATGGAGGGTCTTTCCGTGGGTGAAGATCTGTTATTTAATCTGGATTATCTCCAGATATGTAACAAGGTTCATGTCATTAACAATCGACTGTATTACTATTCCATTGCTGACCATAGCTCCCTATCACGCCGGTTTAATAAGGATTTATTTAAAGAACAACAGCTTATTTTCCAAAAAATGAAGGCATTTTTAATCGCGCATAATTGTTACCAAGACGAAAACAAACACTTCATCCACAGCACCCATACCAACAACATCATCCATGCGCTTGGAAACTTATTTCATGCAAATAGCACACTTACCTCGAAGGAGAAAAAGGAAAGGATACGGACGATTGTGACAGATGATTCTCTCAAGGAACATATGGCTTATTTTAACGATACGCTACAAAAACGTATCATTGGTCTGTTCATCAGAATCGAGTCCATCAACGGTATTTATATTTTTTTTAAAACAAAAAACACCATACAACAAAAGATGCATCCCCTATTTCAGGCGTTAAAAACGATCAATAACAACTAA
- a CDS encoding ABC transporter ATP-binding protein has protein sequence MSENNFLELKNVCKYFDDVKAVDNISISIKQGELVSFIGPSGCGKTTLLRTIGGFNKQDAGEIILDNEKIDAEPPEKRSTGMVFQNYALFPHMTVYDNVGYGLKQMKIPKKDRDARIRTALSQVELDGYGERKPAELSGGQQQRVAIARCLVLEPKVLLLDEPLSNLDANLRISLREEIRKIKDKLNLTVIFVTHDQEEALSISDRIAVLNGGVIHQLDSSDMIYNYPRNKFVSTFVGQANFFTGRVQENENGVYLDTGTIRFPVDRLTKEHGEMVNTGEEATVLVRPEQIKINASSSLKGKVTNIIYNGNFTRYFIDVENEEVKVDDFNSFNSKKYQKDEEMGIELPKAPHMINEKNN, from the coding sequence ATGTCAGAAAACAACTTTCTGGAATTAAAAAATGTATGCAAATACTTTGATGATGTGAAAGCAGTAGATAATATTTCCATTTCGATCAAGCAAGGTGAGCTTGTTTCATTTATTGGTCCCAGCGGTTGTGGGAAAACAACCCTATTACGAACGATAGGCGGATTCAATAAACAGGATGCAGGTGAGATTATTTTAGATAATGAAAAAATCGATGCAGAACCGCCTGAAAAGCGGTCAACGGGTATGGTATTTCAAAATTATGCCCTTTTCCCCCATATGACGGTATACGATAATGTTGGTTATGGATTAAAGCAAATGAAGATACCGAAAAAAGACCGGGATGCGCGAATTAGGACCGCACTATCTCAAGTAGAGCTGGATGGTTATGGCGAACGGAAACCGGCAGAATTAAGTGGCGGACAGCAGCAACGCGTAGCCATTGCACGTTGTCTTGTTCTTGAGCCGAAAGTGTTATTACTGGATGAACCATTATCCAATCTTGATGCCAATTTACGTATTTCGCTTCGTGAAGAAATACGAAAAATAAAGGATAAGCTTAATTTAACGGTTATTTTTGTCACCCACGATCAGGAGGAAGCGTTAAGCATTTCCGACCGGATTGCGGTTCTAAATGGAGGAGTGATTCACCAGCTTGATAGCTCCGATATGATATACAATTACCCCCGCAACAAATTTGTTTCGACATTTGTCGGACAAGCAAACTTTTTCACCGGGCGTGTACAGGAGAATGAGAACGGGGTTTATTTGGATACAGGTACGATACGCTTTCCAGTTGACAGGCTAACCAAAGAACATGGCGAAATGGTGAATACAGGAGAAGAAGCAACCGTCCTTGTTCGGCCGGAGCAGATTAAAATCAATGCATCCAGCTCATTAAAGGGAAAGGTAACCAACATTATTTATAACGGAAATTTTACGCGTTATTTTATTGATGTAGAAAATGAAGAAGTGAAGGTCGATGATTTTAATTCGTTTAATAGCAAAAAATATCAGAAAGATGAGGAAATGGGGATCGAACTTCCGAAAGCACCGCATATGATTAATGAAAAAAACAATTAG
- a CDS encoding metallophosphoesterase family protein, with the protein MTKDSQHKKSQEPFHLEKADKTVDRRTFLKRTSQVAGTALVVTATGSLNAIPVSALTSKGKNANQDTNQNAYNLIFPVISDVHIQGDSDHTLNKFTETMQQLNRMVPNQDALITVGDLTDNGYEEEYNRFKSVYDKNKQSQAVSMFAIGNHDYWNGLSAPEAQELFLQKREWSQYIIIKKSKATTLLSLLRRMN; encoded by the coding sequence ATGACAAAAGATTCTCAACATAAAAAATCACAAGAACCATTTCATTTAGAAAAGGCAGATAAAACTGTAGATCGTCGAACATTTCTAAAGCGAACATCACAAGTTGCCGGTACTGCGCTTGTGGTTACAGCAACAGGCTCATTAAATGCTATTCCGGTATCAGCGCTTACATCCAAAGGGAAGAATGCAAATCAAGATACCAATCAGAATGCATATAACTTAATATTTCCAGTCATCAGCGACGTTCATATACAAGGCGACTCTGATCATACATTGAATAAGTTTACCGAAACGATGCAACAATTAAACAGGATGGTACCAAATCAGGATGCTCTTATAACTGTTGGAGATCTGACTGATAATGGGTATGAAGAGGAATACAATCGGTTCAAGAGCGTATACGATAAAAATAAACAATCGCAGGCTGTATCGATGTTTGCAATAGGAAATCATGACTATTGGAATGGGTTATCTGCACCTGAAGCCCAAGAGCTTTTTCTTCAAAAACGGGAATGGAGTCAATATATTATCATAAAAAAGTCAAAGGCTACCACTTTATTATCCTTGCTACGGAGGATGAATTAA